The following proteins are encoded in a genomic region of Bradyrhizobium sp. SK17:
- the lptB gene encoding LPS export ABC transporter ATP-binding protein — MVDLFGMFRRRPAKRSTGFARAHDDITSLGEPFGEMLASPVRDAPPMARAAPVPGVELQRSQPAAATARPRPAKAPSRSGAAAAPQLIKRPGYLAVHSVEKSFGSRQVVRGVSIYVRRGEAVGLLGPNGAGKTTVFYMITGLIKADRGAIELDGHDVTKLPMYQRARLGIGYLPQEASIFRGLTVEQNIRAVLEVVEPSRKKREHELDSLLDEFNITRLRKSPSIALSGGERRRVEIARALATRPNYMLLDEPFAGIDPIAVGDIQDLVRHLTNRGIGVLITDHNVRETLGLTDRAYIVYAGEILTEGSPEEIVNDPDVRRLYLGEEFRL; from the coding sequence ATGGTGGATTTATTCGGCATGTTCCGGCGGCGCCCTGCGAAACGCAGCACCGGATTTGCGCGCGCGCATGACGACATCACGTCGCTCGGCGAGCCTTTCGGCGAGATGCTGGCGAGCCCGGTGCGCGACGCGCCGCCGATGGCGCGCGCCGCGCCCGTCCCCGGCGTCGAGCTGCAACGCTCGCAGCCGGCCGCTGCGACGGCACGCCCGCGGCCTGCCAAGGCTCCGTCGAGGAGCGGCGCTGCGGCCGCGCCACAGCTGATCAAGCGGCCGGGCTATCTGGCTGTGCATAGCGTGGAAAAGAGTTTTGGCAGCCGGCAGGTCGTGCGCGGCGTCAGCATCTATGTACGCCGCGGCGAGGCGGTCGGCCTGCTCGGGCCGAACGGCGCCGGCAAGACCACCGTGTTCTACATGATCACCGGGCTGATCAAGGCCGATCGCGGCGCGATCGAACTCGATGGCCACGACGTGACCAAGCTGCCGATGTACCAGCGTGCGCGCCTCGGCATCGGCTATCTGCCGCAGGAAGCCTCGATCTTCCGCGGCCTGACGGTCGAGCAGAACATCCGCGCGGTGCTCGAAGTGGTCGAGCCCTCGCGGAAGAAGCGCGAGCACGAACTCGACTCGCTGCTCGACGAGTTCAACATCACGCGGCTGCGCAAGAGCCCGTCGATCGCGTTGTCCGGCGGCGAGCGGCGCCGCGTCGAGATCGCGCGCGCGCTGGCGACGCGCCCGAATTACATGCTGCTCGACGAGCCGTTCGCCGGCATCGATCCGATCGCAGTGGGCGACATTCAGGACCTGGTCCGCCACCTTACCAACCGCGGCATCGGCGTGCTCATCACCGACCACAATGTCCGCGAGACGCTCGGCCTGACCGACCGTGCCTACATCGTCTATGCTGGTGAGATCTTGACCGAGGGAAGCCCGGAGGAGATCGTTAATGATCCCGATGTACGCCGGCTTTACCTTGGCGAGGAATTCCGCCTGTAG